One region of Catenuloplanes indicus genomic DNA includes:
- a CDS encoding glycosyl hydrolase family 18 protein produces the protein MSLRRSFAAAIATAVAGTAIAASVALAPGASAAAACATAWSASAVYVKDNTVSYASRNYTARWWTQNELPTASGQWGVWADNGACGGTTTPTTPPPTGPTTPPPATGTKMASAPYIYPGWGNPPAPATVMNATGIKAFTIAFVLANGCNPVWDGESGLTGGVHASTIAAIQAAGGSVVPSIGGWSGNKLGPNCATPEALAGAYQKVINAFGLKAIDIDIENTDEFENYVVQDRILGALKIIKQNNPSVTTILTFGTTPTGPNAHGIRLINQAKALGANIDVFTQMPFDFNGGADMYASTVGASEGLKKQLKTTFGWTDAQAYSRMGISGMNGLSDQQELTTVETWTRIRDYARGNNLARFTFWAVNRDRGCAGGGVVSDCSGIAQADWAFTKVSAGF, from the coding sequence GCGATCGCGGCCTCGGTCGCGCTCGCCCCCGGCGCCTCCGCCGCGGCCGCCTGCGCCACCGCCTGGAGCGCGTCCGCCGTCTACGTCAAGGACAACACCGTCTCGTACGCGTCCCGCAACTACACCGCGAGGTGGTGGACCCAGAACGAGCTCCCGACCGCCAGCGGCCAGTGGGGCGTCTGGGCCGACAACGGCGCGTGCGGCGGCACCACCACGCCGACCACGCCGCCGCCGACCGGACCGACCACGCCGCCGCCCGCCACCGGCACCAAGATGGCGTCCGCGCCGTACATCTACCCCGGCTGGGGCAACCCGCCGGCGCCGGCCACCGTGATGAACGCGACCGGGATCAAGGCGTTCACCATCGCGTTCGTGCTGGCCAACGGCTGCAACCCGGTCTGGGACGGGGAGAGCGGGCTGACCGGCGGCGTGCACGCGAGCACGATCGCGGCGATCCAGGCGGCCGGTGGCAGCGTGGTCCCGTCGATCGGGGGCTGGAGCGGCAACAAGCTCGGCCCGAACTGCGCCACGCCCGAGGCGCTGGCCGGCGCGTACCAGAAGGTCATCAACGCGTTCGGCCTGAAGGCCATCGACATCGACATCGAGAACACCGACGAGTTCGAGAACTACGTGGTCCAGGACCGGATCCTCGGCGCCCTGAAGATCATCAAGCAGAACAACCCGTCGGTGACCACGATCCTCACCTTCGGTACCACGCCGACCGGCCCGAACGCGCACGGTATCCGTCTGATCAACCAGGCGAAGGCGCTCGGCGCGAACATCGACGTCTTCACCCAGATGCCGTTCGACTTCAACGGCGGCGCGGACATGTACGCCAGCACCGTGGGCGCGTCCGAGGGCCTGAAGAAGCAGCTCAAGACCACGTTCGGCTGGACCGACGCGCAGGCGTACTCGCGGATGGGCATCTCCGGCATGAACGGCCTCTCCGACCAGCAGGAGCTGACCACGGTCGAGACCTGGACCCGGATCCGCGACTACGCCCGCGGCAACAACCTCGCCCGCTTCACGTTCTGGGCCGTCAACCGCGACCGCGGCTGCGCCGGCGGCGGCGTCGTCTCCGACTGCAGCGGCATCGCGCAGGCCGACTGGGCCTTCACCAAGGTCAGCGCCGGCTTCTAG
- a CDS encoding TetR/AcrR family transcriptional regulator — MPRIRGASIGEHHEMVWAGLEQATRELLRERDYDSITMGHIGARAGLARNTLYNYARDKGALIAALTERIARPTVARVAGIGARVADPAAVRLREIVEVVLAALTDPVLQLMFRPVGADAPKAPGGPFPAIVAEVERVLRDGIARGEFRDVGDVPLTVELLSGVMRAGAERAGRDPATVAATTRATSQLILASLA; from the coding sequence ATGCCGCGGATCAGGGGAGCCAGCATCGGGGAGCACCATGAGATGGTGTGGGCCGGGCTGGAGCAGGCGACGCGGGAGCTGTTGCGCGAGCGCGACTACGACTCGATCACCATGGGGCACATCGGGGCCCGGGCCGGGCTGGCCCGCAACACGCTGTACAACTACGCCCGCGACAAAGGGGCGCTGATCGCGGCGCTGACCGAGCGGATCGCCCGGCCCACGGTGGCGCGGGTGGCCGGGATCGGGGCGCGGGTGGCGGATCCGGCGGCCGTGCGGCTGCGGGAGATCGTCGAGGTGGTGCTGGCGGCGCTGACCGACCCGGTGCTGCAGCTGATGTTCCGGCCGGTGGGCGCGGACGCGCCGAAGGCGCCGGGCGGCCCGTTCCCGGCGATCGTGGCCGAGGTGGAGCGCGTGCTGCGGGACGGGATCGCGCGCGGCGAGTTCCGCGACGTCGGCGACGTGCCGCTGACGGTCGAGCTGCTGTCCGGCGTGATGCGGGCCGGTGCGGAGCGCGCCGGCCGGGACCCGGCCACGGTCGCGGCCACCACTCGCGCCACCTCGCAGCTCATCCTCGCGTCCCTGGCCTGA
- a CDS encoding cytochrome P450 has translation MEAEPRTTNLPFRKKESLANRAGSRNLRRVNTIDDLPGPPRRPVVGNLLDLVRTRTPHRLLEGWADDHGLTFRFRPGGQRDVVVTADPVLVDLALRRRPDDFGRDTGMSAVINEIVPHGVFTAEGDRWRRLRKVATQSLNAAYLRQYFTTITKVTERLLRRWEAAAAAGERVDVLDSMMRYTLDVTSGLAMGHDLNSLESTGEGLHRRLPMLFPAFARRINAPFPYWRRFKLPQDHRLDATVREIEALVKERFAHARARVAAGESPANFLEALVKPLENEPGITDEEVFGNVLTMLLAGEDTTSSTAAWALHFLAEHPDIAAKVRAEADEVLGDQRVPGDPATIGRLRYAEAVVHEVLRLQPVAPMAGLQNLRDMTVARSDGRELFLPANTPIVVLTSYGARRDTARFPDAGVFRPERWLDGRLPAEALPFAPFGSGPRFCPGRNLALIEAAMVTSVLGRRFDLAGDRTAGMVHERMSFAAYPVNLHLHVTARRDSRDSANPGSAVR, from the coding sequence ATGGAGGCCGAGCCTCGGACCACGAATCTCCCCTTCAGGAAGAAAGAATCGTTGGCGAACCGGGCGGGTTCGCGGAACCTGAGGAGGGTGAACACCATCGACGACCTTCCTGGGCCGCCCCGGCGTCCGGTCGTGGGCAATCTCCTGGATCTGGTCCGCACCCGGACACCGCACCGGCTGCTGGAGGGATGGGCCGACGATCATGGGCTGACCTTTCGGTTCCGCCCCGGGGGACAGCGGGACGTCGTGGTCACCGCCGATCCGGTGCTGGTGGACCTGGCGCTGCGCCGCCGCCCGGACGACTTCGGCCGGGACACCGGGATGTCCGCCGTGATCAACGAGATCGTCCCGCACGGCGTCTTCACCGCCGAGGGCGACCGGTGGCGGCGCCTTCGCAAGGTCGCTACGCAGTCGTTGAACGCGGCCTACCTGCGGCAGTACTTCACCACGATCACCAAGGTCACCGAGCGCCTCCTGCGGCGGTGGGAGGCGGCTGCGGCCGCCGGCGAGCGCGTCGACGTCCTGGACAGCATGATGCGCTACACGCTCGACGTGACCTCGGGCCTGGCGATGGGCCACGACCTCAACTCACTGGAGAGCACCGGTGAAGGCCTGCACCGCCGGCTCCCGATGCTGTTTCCCGCGTTCGCCCGGCGGATCAACGCGCCGTTTCCCTACTGGCGCCGGTTCAAGCTGCCCCAGGATCACCGGCTGGACGCCACCGTCCGTGAGATCGAGGCGCTGGTCAAGGAGCGCTTCGCGCACGCGAGGGCACGGGTGGCAGCGGGCGAGTCACCGGCCAACTTCCTCGAAGCGCTGGTGAAACCCTTGGAGAACGAGCCGGGGATCACCGACGAGGAAGTCTTCGGCAACGTCCTGACCATGCTGCTGGCGGGTGAGGACACCACCTCGTCGACCGCCGCGTGGGCGCTGCACTTCCTGGCCGAGCACCCGGACATCGCCGCGAAAGTCCGGGCCGAGGCCGACGAGGTGCTCGGCGATCAGCGGGTGCCCGGCGACCCGGCGACGATCGGCCGGTTGAGGTACGCCGAGGCGGTCGTCCACGAGGTCCTGCGGCTCCAGCCGGTCGCACCCATGGCGGGTCTGCAGAACCTCCGGGACATGACCGTTGCCCGCAGCGACGGGCGCGAGTTGTTCCTGCCCGCGAACACGCCGATCGTCGTGCTCACCTCCTACGGTGCCCGCCGCGACACGGCCCGGTTCCCCGACGCCGGCGTGTTCCGTCCCGAACGCTGGCTGGACGGCAGGCTGCCCGCCGAGGCGCTCCCGTTCGCGCCGTTCGGCAGCGGACCCCGCTTCTGCCCCGGTCGTAACCTGGCCCTGATCGAGGCGGCCATGGTCACCTCGGTCCTGGGCCGCCGGTTCGACCTCGCCGGAGACCGCACGGCCGGCATGGTCCACGAGCGAATGTCGTTCGCGGCCTACCCGGTCAACCTGCATCTGCACGTCACGGCCCGGCGCGACTCCCGGGACAGCGCGAACCCGGGCTCAGCGGTCCGGTAG
- a CDS encoding nuclear transport factor 2 family protein codes for MDDRAALVELMGRYADIADLKDFTDLPGRVLADPVALDFSSVAGIPPMTVPLGDYTAVLRASFATFTATHHAITGHVIEVDGDRATIHAHVRAEHWLPPETAGDGPDRWLVAGFYDNEAIRTPGGWRLTRVRLTATHQENPHLARTAVQPG; via the coding sequence ATGGACGACCGTGCCGCACTCGTCGAGCTGATGGGCCGATACGCCGACATCGCCGACCTGAAGGACTTCACCGACCTGCCCGGCCGCGTGCTCGCCGACCCGGTCGCGCTCGACTTCTCCTCGGTCGCCGGCATCCCGCCGATGACCGTGCCGCTCGGCGACTACACCGCCGTCCTGCGCGCCTCGTTCGCCACGTTCACCGCCACCCACCACGCGATCACCGGCCACGTGATCGAGGTCGACGGCGACCGGGCGACGATCCACGCTCATGTCCGCGCCGAGCACTGGCTGCCGCCGGAGACCGCCGGCGACGGCCCGGACCGGTGGCTGGTCGCCGGCTTCTACGACAACGAGGCGATCCGCACGCCCGGCGGCTGGCGCCTGACCCGGGTCCGCCTCACCGCCACCCACCAGGAGAACCCGCACCTGGCCCGCACCGCCGTCCAGCCCGGCTGA
- a CDS encoding carbohydrate ABC transporter permease: MKARHAALHLLSILVGAAIVVPILFGVLGGFKDNGQLFTNPFGLPDPWIPGNYTDILGSGAFWRQAGNSVGIAIATTVGVVGVGAMAAYIFARYAFPGRETLFTVFAIGLMFPFAVAILPLFVLLREMGLLGNPLGVVLPQIAFGLPVTIVVLRGFFRGIPPEVEESAVLDGAGPVRFFWRILLPMSRPALGTVSVLAVVGSWNNYLLPLIVFNDSRWWTLPLGVQQFQSQYSADTARILAYVTLAMIPALLCYAFAERQLVGGLTSGIGKG; encoded by the coding sequence ATGAAGGCCCGGCACGCCGCGCTGCACCTGCTGAGCATCCTGGTCGGCGCGGCCATCGTGGTCCCGATCCTGTTCGGCGTGCTCGGCGGGTTCAAGGACAACGGCCAGCTGTTCACGAACCCGTTCGGGCTGCCGGACCCGTGGATCCCCGGCAACTACACCGACATCCTCGGCTCCGGCGCGTTCTGGCGGCAGGCCGGCAACAGCGTCGGTATCGCGATCGCCACCACCGTGGGCGTGGTCGGGGTCGGCGCGATGGCTGCGTACATCTTCGCCCGCTACGCGTTCCCGGGCCGGGAGACGCTGTTCACCGTGTTCGCGATCGGTCTGATGTTCCCGTTCGCGGTCGCGATCCTGCCGCTGTTCGTGCTGCTGCGCGAGATGGGCCTGCTCGGCAACCCGCTCGGCGTGGTGCTGCCGCAGATCGCGTTCGGCCTGCCGGTCACCATCGTGGTGCTGCGCGGCTTCTTCCGCGGCATCCCGCCCGAGGTGGAGGAGTCCGCGGTGCTGGACGGCGCCGGCCCGGTCCGGTTCTTCTGGCGCATCCTGCTGCCGATGTCCCGCCCCGCGCTCGGCACGGTCTCGGTGCTCGCGGTCGTCGGCAGCTGGAACAACTACCTGCTGCCGCTGATCGTCTTCAACGACTCCCGCTGGTGGACGCTGCCCCTCGGCGTCCAGCAGTTCCAGTCGCAGTACTCCGCCGACACCGCGCGCATCCTCGCCTACGTCACGCTCGCCATGATCCCCGCGCTGCTCTGCTACGCGTTCGCGGAGCGCCAGCTGGTCGGTGGCCTGACCAGTGGCATCGGCAAAGGTTGA
- a CDS encoding carbohydrate ABC transporter permease, protein MVIIERRPAAPARPPVRTRARRRRPWPTIVLFLAPALLLFGLLVLAPIVVAGYASLFTWNGFGVPTEFVGLENFRRLLVDEIFVGDLRRTLLLVTLSILIQLPVSLGLAMLLNQPLRGRRVYRLVFFAPYVLSEVVTAVLFTMIFSPNQGLANHITRLIGLGDLGATWLADPDTVMYSLFLVISWKYFGFHTLLYLAARQSIPPELHDAAATDGAGPWRAFRHITLPLLGPTIRISVFLSVLGTVQLFDMVWVLTGGGPIRSSETLAVSMFQEGFKRFHVGYASAFSMAIFLISLVFGLLYQRFVLRRDLEGAVTTMGDRR, encoded by the coding sequence GTGGTCATCATCGAACGGCGGCCGGCCGCACCGGCCCGGCCGCCGGTCCGCACCCGGGCCCGGCGCCGCCGGCCCTGGCCGACCATCGTGCTGTTCCTCGCGCCCGCGCTGCTGCTGTTCGGGCTGCTGGTGCTGGCCCCGATCGTGGTCGCCGGCTACGCGAGCCTGTTCACCTGGAACGGCTTCGGCGTACCCACCGAGTTCGTCGGCCTGGAGAACTTCCGGCGGCTGCTCGTCGACGAGATCTTCGTCGGTGACCTGCGGCGCACGCTGCTGCTGGTGACGCTGTCGATCCTGATCCAGCTGCCGGTCTCGCTCGGCCTGGCGATGCTGCTCAACCAGCCGTTGCGCGGCCGGCGCGTCTACCGGCTGGTGTTCTTCGCGCCGTACGTGCTGTCCGAAGTGGTCACCGCGGTGCTGTTCACCATGATCTTCTCGCCGAACCAGGGCCTGGCCAACCACATCACCCGGCTGATCGGCCTCGGCGACCTCGGAGCGACCTGGCTCGCCGACCCGGACACCGTGATGTACTCGCTGTTCCTGGTCATCTCGTGGAAGTACTTCGGCTTCCATACGCTGCTCTACCTGGCCGCCCGGCAGAGCATCCCGCCGGAACTGCACGACGCGGCCGCGACCGACGGCGCCGGCCCGTGGCGCGCGTTCCGGCACATCACGCTGCCGCTGCTCGGGCCGACCATCCGGATCAGCGTGTTCCTGTCCGTGCTGGGCACGGTGCAGCTGTTCGACATGGTCTGGGTGCTCACCGGCGGCGGGCCGATCCGTTCCTCGGAGACGCTCGCGGTGAGCATGTTCCAGGAGGGCTTCAAGCGGTTCCACGTGGGCTACGCGAGCGCGTTCAGCATGGCGATCTTCCTGATCAGTCTCGTCTTCGGCCTGCTCTACCAGCGTTTCGTCCTGCGCCGCGACCTCGAGGGCGCGGTCACCACGATGGGAGACCGGCGATGA
- a CDS encoding extracellular solute-binding protein, whose product MRISRRSLLGLAGAGAAGLALGACGDGGSGSGGAAGGTIRWWHIANTDPMLSAWADMARRFEAANPGVTIEITALENEAFKTKLTTNIQAGDPPDIFHTWGGGVLAQQAEAGMIKDLTADVGGWRDQLIPAALDAYTIDDKVYASAVDTGMVGFWYNKELFAKAGVTTPPDTWAGLLDAVGRLKSAGVTPIALAGKEKWPGHYYWAYLALRIGGLDLMRQAAADKSFAAPDFVTAGERLSELVALQPFQTGFLAAGYSTADGQAATMGNGKAAMELMGQWAPTVQKDSSAGKAGLGDKLGFFPFPAVDGGRGRITDAFGGGGGFAIGRNAPAKAIDFLRFIAQPDNARIEAKTAGVLPVVKAAQDAVTDPNLKSVADILGSSTGFQLYLDQAFAPAVGQQVNDSVAELLAGQASPQDVAAAITTVAKQG is encoded by the coding sequence ATGCGAATCAGTCGCAGGTCGTTGCTGGGCCTGGCCGGTGCCGGAGCCGCCGGCCTGGCGCTCGGTGCATGCGGTGACGGCGGGAGCGGGAGCGGCGGCGCCGCCGGCGGGACGATCCGGTGGTGGCACATCGCGAACACCGACCCGATGCTGTCCGCGTGGGCGGACATGGCCCGCCGGTTCGAGGCCGCGAACCCCGGCGTGACCATCGAGATCACCGCGCTGGAGAACGAGGCGTTCAAGACCAAGCTGACCACGAACATCCAGGCCGGTGACCCGCCGGACATCTTCCACACCTGGGGTGGCGGCGTACTCGCCCAGCAGGCCGAGGCCGGGATGATCAAGGACCTCACGGCCGACGTCGGCGGCTGGCGCGACCAGCTGATCCCGGCCGCGCTGGACGCCTACACCATCGACGACAAGGTCTACGCGTCCGCGGTGGACACCGGCATGGTCGGCTTCTGGTACAACAAGGAACTGTTCGCCAAGGCCGGCGTGACCACACCGCCGGACACCTGGGCCGGGCTGCTCGACGCGGTCGGCAGGCTCAAGAGCGCGGGCGTCACGCCGATCGCGCTGGCCGGCAAGGAGAAGTGGCCCGGCCACTACTACTGGGCCTACCTGGCGCTGCGGATCGGCGGCCTGGACCTGATGCGGCAGGCCGCGGCCGACAAGAGCTTCGCCGCACCGGACTTCGTCACCGCCGGCGAGCGGCTGTCCGAACTCGTGGCGCTGCAACCGTTCCAGACCGGCTTCCTCGCCGCGGGGTACTCCACGGCGGACGGCCAGGCCGCCACGATGGGCAACGGCAAGGCCGCGATGGAACTGATGGGCCAATGGGCGCCCACCGTGCAGAAGGACTCCTCGGCCGGCAAGGCCGGGCTCGGCGACAAGCTCGGCTTCTTCCCGTTCCCCGCGGTCGACGGCGGCAGGGGCCGGATCACCGACGCGTTCGGCGGCGGCGGCGGGTTCGCGATCGGCCGGAACGCACCGGCGAAGGCGATCGACTTCCTCCGCTTCATCGCCCAGCCGGACAACGCGCGCATCGAGGCGAAGACCGCGGGCGTGCTGCCGGTGGTCAAGGCCGCCCAGGACGCGGTCACCGACCCGAACCTGAAGAGCGTGGCGGACATCCTCGGCTCCTCGACCGGTTTCCAGCTCTACCTGGACCAGGCGTTCGCGCCCGCGGTCGGCCAGCAGGTCAACGACAGCGTGGCGGAGCTGCTGGCCGGTCAGGCGAGCCCGCAGGACGTCGCCGCGGCCATCACCACCGTGGCGAAGCAGGGCTGA
- a CDS encoding PaaX family transcriptional regulator yields MTSPYDIEEIFPEDAAGAVRLPRRQNGNSPQGLAVTLLADYTLRTRAWLPSAAVVALLGEAGVSPAGARTAISRLARRGVLEGARRGRQSSYRLTAAAAAFLTVGGRAIVSPAGVEPWDEHWTLVAFSLPQAETTRRRGLRTQLRWMGYAPLYDGLWVSPRALDAPAQAELERLAPGALTVFRARHAGDGRAPLEAWDVAAIAGEYAAFVARWHATPARPASGAEAVRIRTEVMDDYRRMPVLDPALPARLLPADWPREPARELFAAVYDGLAHTAERHVRDVAERVAGAPWPGIHAHTVAEMAAGLTG; encoded by the coding sequence GTGACCAGCCCGTACGACATCGAGGAGATCTTTCCGGAGGACGCGGCCGGTGCGGTGCGGCTGCCGCGGCGCCAGAACGGCAACTCGCCGCAGGGCCTGGCCGTGACGCTGCTGGCCGACTACACGCTGCGCACCCGGGCCTGGCTGCCGTCGGCTGCGGTCGTCGCGCTGCTCGGCGAGGCCGGCGTGAGTCCGGCCGGTGCGCGCACCGCGATCAGCCGGCTCGCCCGCCGCGGCGTGCTGGAGGGCGCCCGGCGCGGGCGGCAGAGCTCCTACCGGCTCACCGCGGCCGCGGCCGCCTTCCTGACCGTGGGTGGGCGCGCGATCGTCTCGCCGGCCGGCGTGGAGCCGTGGGACGAGCACTGGACGCTGGTCGCGTTCTCGCTGCCGCAGGCCGAGACCACGCGCCGGCGCGGGCTCCGCACGCAGCTGCGGTGGATGGGGTACGCCCCGCTGTACGACGGGCTGTGGGTCTCGCCGCGCGCGCTCGACGCGCCGGCGCAGGCGGAACTGGAGCGGCTCGCGCCCGGTGCGCTGACCGTGTTCCGGGCCCGGCACGCCGGGGACGGCCGCGCGCCGCTCGAGGCGTGGGACGTCGCGGCTATCGCGGGCGAGTACGCCGCGTTCGTGGCGCGCTGGCACGCGACGCCGGCCCGGCCGGCGTCCGGTGCGGAGGCGGTGCGGATCCGGACCGAGGTGATGGACGACTACCGGCGGATGCCGGTTCTCGACCCCGCGCTGCCGGCCCGGCTGCTCCCGGCGGACTGGCCGCGCGAGCCCGCCCGCGAGCTGTTCGCCGCCGTCTACGACGGGCTCGCGCACACCGCCGAACGGCACGTGCGCGACGTGGCGGAGCGGGTCGCTGGTGCGCCGTGGCCCGGCATCCACGCGCACACCGTGGCCGAGATGGCCGCCGGACTCACCGGCTAG
- a CDS encoding extracellular catalytic domain type 1 short-chain-length polyhydroxyalkanoate depolymerase produces MRFKKTLLLGTAALTVLAALTLPAGRPAFAASLTEVTSFGDNPGGMRMHVYVPDSRPANPPIVVAMHGCGGSGPGFYSGSEFAALADRHGFIVIYPSAMQEAGFGKCFDTWSAAAKRRGGGSDPVSIASMVAYAGRQYGGDQNRVYATGSSSGGMMTQHLLAVYPDLFRAGASFMGVPYDCFANAADYPPGASRCTGGAMNRTPQQWGDAVRQAYPGYTGPRPRVQLWHGTNDTLVPYSLLQESVEQWTDVAGLSQTPTSTDTPQAGWNRRRFADATGDVRVEAYAVQGAGHTLPSTGMAAAAVAFFGLTTPPSTPPSTPTPTPPNTPTPTPPVTGACRVTDAINAWNTGLTSAITIANTGTARVDGWSLSFTLPAGQTITSGWNATYTPSSGQVTARNAGHNAAIAPGASVSIGFQATHTGNTAAPSSFSLNGAACTVA; encoded by the coding sequence ATGAGATTCAAGAAGACACTGCTGCTCGGTACGGCCGCACTGACCGTCCTCGCCGCACTCACGCTGCCGGCGGGCCGTCCCGCGTTCGCCGCCTCGCTGACCGAGGTGACCTCGTTCGGCGACAACCCGGGCGGCATGCGCATGCACGTCTACGTCCCGGACTCCCGACCGGCGAACCCGCCGATCGTGGTGGCCATGCACGGCTGCGGCGGCTCCGGGCCCGGCTTCTACAGCGGCAGCGAGTTCGCCGCGCTGGCCGACCGGCACGGGTTCATCGTGATCTACCCGTCCGCGATGCAGGAGGCCGGGTTCGGCAAGTGCTTCGACACCTGGTCGGCCGCGGCGAAACGACGCGGCGGCGGCAGCGACCCGGTCTCGATCGCGTCGATGGTCGCCTACGCCGGCCGGCAGTACGGCGGCGACCAGAACCGGGTCTACGCCACCGGCAGCTCCTCCGGCGGCATGATGACCCAGCACCTGCTGGCCGTCTACCCCGACCTGTTCCGGGCCGGCGCGTCGTTCATGGGCGTGCCGTACGACTGCTTCGCGAACGCGGCCGACTACCCGCCCGGCGCCAGCCGGTGCACCGGCGGCGCGATGAACCGCACGCCGCAGCAGTGGGGCGACGCCGTCCGTCAGGCCTACCCGGGATACACCGGGCCGCGGCCTCGGGTGCAGCTGTGGCACGGCACCAACGACACGCTGGTGCCGTACTCGCTGCTCCAGGAGTCGGTGGAGCAGTGGACCGACGTGGCCGGGCTGTCCCAGACCCCGACGTCCACCGACACCCCGCAGGCCGGGTGGAACCGCCGCCGGTTCGCGGACGCCACCGGCGACGTACGGGTCGAGGCGTACGCCGTCCAGGGCGCCGGCCACACGCTGCCGAGCACCGGCATGGCCGCGGCGGCCGTCGCGTTCTTCGGCCTCACCACGCCGCCGTCCACCCCGCCGTCCACTCCGACGCCCACGCCGCCGAACACCCCCACACCCACGCCACCGGTGACCGGGGCGTGCCGGGTCACCGACGCGATCAACGCCTGGAACACCGGGCTGACCTCGGCGATCACGATCGCCAACACCGGCACCGCGCGCGTCGACGGCTGGTCGCTGTCGTTCACACTGCCCGCCGGGCAGACGATCACGTCGGGCTGGAACGCCACGTACACGCCGTCCTCCGGCCAGGTCACCGCGCGCAACGCCGGCCACAACGCGGCGATCGCGCCCGGAGCCTCGGTCTCCATCGGCTTCCAGGCCACGCACACCGGCAACACGGCCGCACCGTCGTCGTTCAGCCTGAACGGCGCCGCCTGCACCGTCGCCTGA